CCAGAGGCATCCTTCTCAATCGCGAACAGGGCTGGAACACCCTGGCCGTTTTGGTACTCCCAACGCACGGTGTGACCAGGACCCTTCGGGGCGATCATCACCACATCCACATCGGAGGGAGGTTGGATCAAGCCAAAACGGATGTTGAAACCGTGGGCAAAGCTGAGAACCTTGCCAGCGCTTAGGTGCTGTGCGATTTCCTTGTCGTAGACCTCTTTCTGGAACTCATCGGGGAGCAGCACCATGATCCAGTCGGCCTTGGCGGCAGCATCCGAGACGCTAAGTACCTCCAGACCATCGGCCTTGGCTTTTTCTGCGGAGCGGCTTCCTGCATACAGCCCCACCACCACGTTCACGCCGCTGTCCTTGAGATTCAGGGCGTGAGCGTGGCCCTGGGAGCCGTAGCCGATGATGGCAATGGTCTTGCCGCTGAGCAGCGAGAGATCGGCATCGGAATCGTAAAAAAGCTGAGCCATCCGGACGATGAACGTGGAGCTTGGTAACGACCGAGCTTACGCAAGTGCCGGATCGATCAGGCCTCGTTGGGGTGGGCGATCACTCGGTCGATCAGTCCATAGTTCTTGGCCTCTTCGCTGCTGAGGAAGTAATCGCGATCGGTGTCCTTCTCGATTTTTTCAAAACTCTGACCGCTCATGTCGGCCATCGAGCGGTTGAGCATCTCCTTCATGCGCAAAATCTCGCGCGCTTCAATTTCGATGTCGCTGGCCTGTCTCTGAGCCGTTCCGCCCAGGGGCTGGTGAATCATGATTCGACTGTGGGGCAGGGCCAAGCGCTTGCCCTTGGTGCCAGCCGCCAAGAGGAAGGCTCCCATCGATGCCGCAAGACCCACGCAGATGGTGACCACGTCGCTCTTGACGTATTGCATGGTGTCGTAAATCGCCAGGCCTGCTGTCACTGATCCACCAGGGGAGTTGATGTACAGATAAATCGGCTTGCTGCTGTCATCGGAGTCGAGATAGAGCATTTGAGCAACCAGGCTGTTGGCCACCGAGTCATTGACTTCGGAGCCCAGGAACAGAATTCTCTCGACTCCCAGACGGGTGTAAATGTCCACCCATCGCTCCATCTGGCTGCCAGGGAGGCGGTAAGGGACGCTGGGGGTACCGATCGGCATGAGTCCTGGAAGGTTGAAGAAAAAGGGGTGGAATTGAGAATGAGCGGGCTGAATCAGCCGGCTGGAACTGGAACTGGAGCTGGGAGCTCTTTGCGACTGGAGAGCACCCGGTCAATCAGCCCGTACTCTTTGGCTTGCTCTGGGGTGAGGTAACTCATGCGATCGGAGTCTTTGGAGAGTTCTTCCACGCTGCGGCCGGTGTTCGTCGACAAGATTTCGAGCATGGCCCGCTTGTTGTGCAGCACTTCCTTGGCGCGTATTTGAATGTCTGTTGCCTGGCCTTGTGCTCCGCTGCGGGGCTGATGCAGCACGATCGAAGCGTGAGGCAGGGCAGCGCGGTGGCCCTTGGTTCCGGCAGACAAAATCACAGCTGCTGTGCCCATTGCCTGGCCTATGCAGATGGTGTGGACCGGCGGCTTCACGTACCGAAGGGTGTCGCAGATGGCAAAAGCTTCTGTTTCGAATCCGATGGCATCGCCGGTATACCAGCTGGTGCCAGTTGAGTTGATGTAGAAATAAATTGGCTTATCAGGATTATCGAATTCCAGAAAAAGAAGCTGGGCAATAATCAATTCAGTGACATCGAGTCCGACTTGACGTTTGGTGTCGTCATCAGAAAAGAGGGGTAGCCCCAGGTAGACGATGCGTTCCTTGAGCAGAAGCGAAGGCAGATCCGGAGGGGGAGTCCGCATCACCGACGAATCGCCGTAATAAGGAGCTGATGTGGTCATCCGCGTCAGGCCGCCGTGGTCGGTGGAGCCTAGCGGGACCCCGGGGTGGGACGCTCATTGCGTCGGTTCTTGCGAGCCAATTTTGCTCCGGCACTGCTCTTGCCGGTGGCGGTTATTTCGTCTTCCTTGTCGAGCCGACCGAACACCATCCTTCCGCTCGGATTTTGTAATGCTCCGGTGATCACGACCGCTCGTCGTTCACCGATTGCGGCTCGGGCGTTTTCAATGACCACCATCGTGCCGTCTTCCAGATAAGCCACGCCCTGATGTTCTTCCTTCCCTTCGCGAACGATCTTCAGGTTGAGTTCATCCCCGGGCTGAACTTCAGGGCGCAGCGCGATTACCAGCTCGCTCAGGTTCATCACCTTGAGCTCCTTGACGCGTGCCACCTGAGCGAGGTTGAAGTCAGCCGTCACCAGTGTGCCGCCGGTGTCTTCCGTGAGCTGCAGAAGACGATCATCTGTGCCTGCCCCGTCGTAGCGGGTCGTGTTGATCACTAGACGTTTGTCATAAGTCTCACGCAGAGCATTGAGCAGCTTCAAGCCACGCCGTCCTTTGCCACGTTTTTCGATGTTGTTGGAATCAGCAAGTTGCTGCATTTCGTTGATCACTGTCTGGGCCACAATCACCTTTCCCTCCAGCAGTCCGCAGCCGATCATTCCCTGAATACGCCCGTCGATGATCACGCTGGTGTCGAGGATTTTTGCTGTAGCAGGTGTGAGCACACCATCCGCCACCAACAAGGCCTCCGTTGAAGTTGGGTTGAACAGCCTCAGCAGAGTCCGTCCATGCACTTCCGCGAGGTTGTACCCCAGAACGCCGAAGAACACATTGCTCAGAATCGCTGCTAAGGGCTTCACCAAGGAGCTTGCGCCGGCCAGTGGCAGCAACAGAATTGGAGCCAACAACAGGTTGGCCACCAGCAGGCCGAGGATCAGGCCAACCGCTCGGCTTACCAAAAGATCGGTCGGCATGGTGCGCACCTGATTCATCAGTCGCTGTCGCAGCCGGCGGAAAACCAGACCCGCCACAAGACCGATGACTGCACCACCGGCGCTCAGGCCCAAACGCACCTGTTGTGCGTTGGTGTCATCCAGCAGTTCCTGGGGGAGCAGATGCACGCCCATCCAGCCGGTGGCCGTCCCGGAGATCAGGAACAAGACGATGATGAGCGCTTCGACCATGAGGTTGGGTTCTCACTGCCCAGTCCATTGCAGGCAGCATGCACCATTCTCACTCTCCTGGCTCGGGCTGATGACCACACCCTCGCCCCGCAGCGCCTATCTCCATATTCCTTTCTGCCATCGGCGCTGCTTTTACTGCGATTTCGCAGTGGTACCGCTCGGCGATAAGGCGGATGCCCAGGGTGGGCCTGGAAGTCGCTCGATCGAGGCTTATCTCGGCCAACTGCTTCATGAAATCGAGCTGTCTCCGTCGGGGCCACCTCTAGCCACCGTTTACATCGGGGGAGGCACCCCATCGCTGCTGACCCCTGAACAGGTGGGGCGTGTGCTCAATGCCCTGAGGGCGCGTTTTGGCTTGCAGAGCGGATCAGAAATCACCTTGGAAATGGATCCCGCCAGCTTTGAGCGGCTGGATCTCGAGGCCTTGCTGCGCTGCGGTGTGAACCGGGTGAGTCTTGGCGGTCAGAGTTTTGACGATCAGGTTTTGGAATCCCTCGGTCGCCGTCATCGTCGTTCTGATCTGGTGGAAGCCTGTGAATGGCTGCATCGAGCCGTTGAGAACGGTGCTCTGCGCAGCTGGAGCCTTGACCTGATTCGCAATTTGCCTGATCAGAGCGACGACGCCTGGGCCGTTCAACTAGAGCGTGCTGTTGCG
Above is a window of Synechococcus sp. BIOS-U3-1 DNA encoding:
- a CDS encoding PIN/TRAM domain-containing protein; protein product: MVEALIIVLFLISGTATGWMGVHLLPQELLDDTNAQQVRLGLSAGGAVIGLVAGLVFRRLRQRLMNQVRTMPTDLLVSRAVGLILGLLVANLLLAPILLLPLAGASSLVKPLAAILSNVFFGVLGYNLAEVHGRTLLRLFNPTSTEALLVADGVLTPATAKILDTSVIIDGRIQGMIGCGLLEGKVIVAQTVINEMQQLADSNNIEKRGKGRRGLKLLNALRETYDKRLVINTTRYDGAGTDDRLLQLTEDTGGTLVTADFNLAQVARVKELKVMNLSELVIALRPEVQPGDELNLKIVREGKEEHQGVAYLEDGTMVVIENARAAIGERRAVVITGALQNPSGRMVFGRLDKEDEITATGKSSAGAKLARKNRRNERPTPGSR
- a CDS encoding ATP-dependent Clp protease proteolytic subunit, coding for MTTSAPYYGDSSVMRTPPPDLPSLLLKERIVYLGLPLFSDDDTKRQVGLDVTELIIAQLLFLEFDNPDKPIYFYINSTGTSWYTGDAIGFETEAFAICDTLRYVKPPVHTICIGQAMGTAAVILSAGTKGHRAALPHASIVLHQPRSGAQGQATDIQIRAKEVLHNKRAMLEILSTNTGRSVEELSKDSDRMSYLTPEQAKEYGLIDRVLSSRKELPAPVPVPAG
- a CDS encoding ATP-dependent Clp protease proteolytic subunit gives rise to the protein MPIGTPSVPYRLPGSQMERWVDIYTRLGVERILFLGSEVNDSVANSLVAQMLYLDSDDSSKPIYLYINSPGGSVTAGLAIYDTMQYVKSDVVTICVGLAASMGAFLLAAGTKGKRLALPHSRIMIHQPLGGTAQRQASDIEIEAREILRMKEMLNRSMADMSGQSFEKIEKDTDRDYFLSSEEAKNYGLIDRVIAHPNEA